The window cagttgcagtttgcttttgcttaatttatggccttgagaggctagccagtgtagcaatgctagcgtgtctgaccaacaatctccctctgtttttgacgccatgaggatgtcatccacgtagacgaggatttgacttccacacggaggtttaaacttagctaatgatgacatcattacttgagagaagattgtgggactctcacagtagccctgaggtaaccttgtccaggtatacctccgtccttgaaacgtaaatgcaaaccaaaactggctgtctggatgtactggtacagagaaaaatgcattggatacatctatcaccgtgtaccactgatgttcagggtttaagtcattcagcagagtgtatggatctgcgactaagggagacctagggaccactgcagcgtttacagcttgcaggtcctgcaccatccgccagccggtagatggtggtgacttccttactggaaataggggtgtatttacaggagactcaggacactctctgatgactcctgctttaagcagtgagttaaatatcggaacaataccctcctgtgcatcagtcttaaggggatattgtctctgaaatggtctataatctgatttagggattatttttacaggttctgatccttttataagacctacatctgcaggtccttccgaccataattcagggggaagctctttcagcttctcctcttcctcctgcgtgaggaagatgtttcttctcatgaactctggtctgtgaggtgcgttgctggatgtgtcagcaaccatgttttaaggggaatacgccacacctggaactgatcattaaaatcaacctcacccttaggcctatagggcaggctgctccagtgttttacgtcacatccaagtcttgccatcttttcttaagcggtttagcaatagaaacatgtggtacagaacctgacactttgaatagcgctgctgcttcggcggaaaggcttcctgccgtgcagacagctgtctgaccacacacatatagatgcataattacaatcatttgtggatctttgagtttagcaaactgctctgcatagcttgatgtgccgtgtgagtctgatttacagatctcaccaatgcgctccacgtgcatggttacatgcaggtcagtttgattgtggagctgggcttcaggctgtaagtatgacagagctttaccatataacatagtgattgggtcagagaatggagggggctgtttttcaggaatgttgagtgaccagtatttactgcacgtctctccttcccttacccacaaatcaaccattctatctacagaccacatcccttcggctgtggtacgaatcatcaactgaagctgagagataagatctcttcctaatagatttacgggacatgtggtggagatcacgaaggggctttaagtgtgattccacttacagggtcacaaacatctacaggaactgacattctttctttagttacgagaccatttgctgatctcacaaaaatctgtgtagaagttggctttagagctattggatctctaattactgatttacctgcgcccgtgtctactaaaaatgttaaagaattgcctaacacggtcagttgtatttctggtttgccttcagcaaacaggaagatggtttctaaatctaaaacatcttctaggtcttctttttcaaattggtcaaattttgtgccctgatttgttttaatttttgtgacatctttctccagttctagtcattgttgaggtgtattagaaccttgctgctgtcctctattatatctctggtcacgttgtttctttctgcaatcacgttcccagtgtccataatttttacaataatgacaccgatcattttcacgggaattgcctcctcctccccttccgcctcggcctcgcccacgtccgcggcctcggcttgggaaaggattggcattgaaaaacatgcctgttaactgattcttacttttttggcattgtctttcagcatgcatagcatgttgttcatagcggcctaggttacaaattccgaaatcaactaactgtctctctacccaggtttttatctctgattttgatcccccatgtatagcttgctttaactgctgttggtagggaccttctggatcttccgcatacggaattccactatttttccggaacacatctttcattctcatgctatagtcttcaaaactttcgtcagtcttttgtctcgtggccgtaatggcgctgtagtcagctcgtctggtaaaagtagttcgcatgcgctcgtacagtctgtcaagtctgtcatttagttcttggctgtcaggctgccatggttgttgagtggctggatccactgggacccaatctcctctaacagtgccccatttcttgccattaacgcacatgaggacttgctgggtttctctttttcttgattttgtttttctctcttctatttttgattcagtgagccagaggtgacattgtgtcaaccccacatttacttttggatgtttctttccatattctattaaatcttcttttaattttataatattgcctggcctgtctaagttaccatcccaatcgaacttagtcatccacagctgaacatatgagcatgaacctggatatttgtcttccatgtgtttacatgatgctgggatttcgaattcagcaccttttgtggaatggtgtttgcccatgtttgcactttatttatcagtttttatgtatttgaatggagacgcctgatctcccgactgaacaaccctcaatccctacaggatatctagttcagtccctccgccgtggccttatagtcaatcgttctcgatcaggagagtatacaccagcttctacctccgaggaggcgggtgtatcttgcctctgcttctctcctgatgaccaggcaggtaataccgcggtatattccgtgtagcgcttttcgtgtcttatactcactccgttgtctctatggtttctctctgagttgttttggtgccttcttcccgtcactggagatggtcgccctgggagggacgaagaccggccttccgtcaactcgtgatgaaaggtctttcgattcggacgtctttttgactccggctgtgcacagacttcggcgttcggtcgtcccacggcgctcctctccaggtcttgggatccggctcgaaggaccaaattttgtgaggatgaagttttgatcacccgcgctgttcgttcactagactcagagtaaccacgcaaacaactggagtcctttgcaaagggggagccgagcagcagttcaagcttcctctgtcaacttcgttcgtctgctgctcgctcacctcttttattggtgcaaacagaatgggtgtctaaacaggatctcataattcattgtcttctgacatctttacaaacttctctaatcctgaccaacaggatacgtctgagtgctgagcttgatagtaagcagcttcagcacttttacgacactctcatgttcttcctttcctatcaacattcctcaaacactcaaagtctacatacaaaagcatttaaagataatactaataacaacaataacaataatccttctcacaggGGGTCACAATATTCAGACTCTTGGTGCAGCAGATGTGAATTTAACCTGTGGCCTACTGCAATTTCAAATTGTGGACAGAAACATCAAGCCCTTGCTGGGTCTCAGAGACAGTGTCAGACTGGGTTTTGTGACTTTTGGTCCGGAAGTGCATGCCCTCACCCAACAGGAACCACCTGAGCTATTGGAATACAAAGACCTGTTCAACAATGACACCATCGGCAAACTGCCTGTAGTGTACCACATGCGCCTTGATCACTCCGTGCCCCCCACCATATGTGCCCCGAGGCGGGTGCCACTGGCCATGAGGGACAAAATCGTGGCAGAACTGCAGAGAATGACTAACATGGAGGTCATCACACCAATCCAGGAACACACTGAATGGGTTTCAGCAATGGTGGCCGCGAAGAAAAAAGACGGCACCATCAGACTATGCATTGACCCTGTCAACCTTAACAAGGCCCTCCTCTGGCCCCATCACCCCCTGAAGACTGTGGAGGAGGTGATCGCTGACATGCCAGATGCCAAAATGTTCAGCATTCTGGATGCAAAGTGTGGCTTCTGGCAGGTGCCACTCAGCGAGGAATCCTCAAGACTCACCACCTTCATGACCCCAGTGGGCTGCTACACCTTCCTACGCATGCCCTATGGCATCACCACGGGCAGTGAGGTCTTCCAAAGGTGCATGGAGCAGATTGACGACAACCTCGTGTGGGGCCACTCTAGGGAGGATGCTGTGCATTTAAGTGTGTTTTGTCTGAAAAATCTACTctcacataaatgcacatattacTGATGCAGCATTTCTCCAGTCTTCCTGATCCATAGGGTCCATCAAGACCTGAAGGTTGAGGTCAGAGCTCCCTACCAGGCTGCACCTGGGCCCATGGACGTGTTTTCTAATCCCATCGACGCCTTCTAACGTAGAGCAACTTTAGACCAGTTCCAATATGGCTATAATAACCTGTATATTACTGATGCTCTCTGTATATGTGGCATCTACTGCAggtctgtccatcccagggagaggagccctcatctgtggctctcctggtttctttttctccctAAATGGGGATTATTTAAGTGTTTCTGAGCCATTTCaagggtctaaggacagagggtgtcacaACTGTAGAGCCCTCCGAGGCAGCAAAGATGGTGATTTGGGGCTCTAAATAAACTTGACTTGAAGGAGATGTGTTGCAGTGGTTTAGGTAAAtggtcccccctcccttctatAATAATAATCGTGCTGTCTGATCAGCCACACCTGTGGGCTGCATGGATGAACAAAGGAGAAGGTCTCGCGAACACACACTTGGCCAGATTAGGGAGCAACATTCGAGTGAAACACGccttttgtgaatttaaaagaagccctcagatctttgggttcggctcatggaaatgggagaaaaaacaaaagccctgGCTCGTTCGCACGGCTCGTTCACACGGGGAAGCTTCCTCTTGAGCAGGTGCTTGTGGGAACTACAGTTGCACAGCGGGAAGTCAATCATTACGAAAGTCAATCATTTGAACCGTTCCTCTATCTATCCCACATCAGTAATATAGTGTTAATATAGTGAAGTAATCATCTGAAGCCGCCAAAGAACTTTTCCTCTAAGTTAAGGACGGAGGCGTGTAAAATACTCACCCCAGCCACGACGCCAAAAGCCCCTCCACTCTAGCACAGCTTCGTCCTGAACCGAAGCTTAAAGGACAGAGGAAAGTTTTCCAAGCGGCCCTCCTCCCATCCAGACCCCATGACTCATTAGGTGGTGGTGAGACGTTGCTGTTGTCAGCTGCCACGATGGCCTGAGGGGCACCGCGTTGCCTTTGATGGACACGTAAGTGTTTATGAAATGTAAAGGAAGGGGACAGTTTGCACAGAGATGTACTCGCAGAATGTGGAAGAAGCATCAGAAAACTGGTGGaaacttcacacacactcaagtaCTCCCTTTGACAGGTCAAACAAAGACCAGTGGGCTAATTTGGAGCATCGTCCTCTTTATATCCTTAAATTTCTTAGCTTGTTATGCTGTCCACAAATGTCAGACGGGGGCTATGACCCCCGCGACCCCGTTAAGGGAAGAGCAGAAGCGGTTTGTGATCAGTTTAATCGACCCTCATCTCTGATCAGAAGCGCCTGGGCGATGCTCCCATCTTCCGGCAGGAGGGGGTATTACGTGTGTTTACGTCTAGATTATTAAAATTCAGGGTGACGATACAAATTTATCAATCTCTTACGATTTTAATAGCTAACTCACTAAAGTTGTTACATTGGTAATACCGTGGTTATTACATATAATCATGCTGTGTAAATAGACGATTTGTGTTTAATAGCAGtatgcaataaataaatcaaagacTTGTTTTAAGTCATTTATTCAACATAAATAAGAGCTCATTTGGAAGGATTCAAACACTTTGCACATTCTAAAGGTCCCAGTCGGTTCTCCTGTCTGCTTCTGGAATGACAGTCCAGTTCGGGGAAGGTGTCCCTGCAGCCAGCCAGTTAAAATCATCCACCTGGTTCCAGTTGTTCCTGCTCTTGTCAAGCCCAGACACCGTGAAGTCCTCGTCCAGGCTGGGGTAGGACCAAGAGAACGGGGCGAAGGCGACCCCGCTGCAGTCCTCCACGATGGCCCGGCTGGTCACATGCAGGTACACCCGGGTGTCGGTGGTGTTGTGGGTCCGCAGCTGCTGGCAGGGAAAGGCCAGTGTGCTGTTGCTGCACTGGTCGACGAACACCGAGCTGGACACGGGCCCACACAGGACCTCACAGCCGCGGATGTGTTTCAGGTGCAGCGTGCTGGGAGAACCGAACAGACGGACCCTGCAGTCGGTCAAGTGACTTAGCAACACGTCTCGCTTCTGGATCTCCTCCGCAGTCTTTGTCAGAAGCATCCCGTCCATGTTGGAAAAGCCGCACCCCTCCGGGTTGCGGCTCTGTCCACCTTGCTCGCTGGGGCCGGTGAAGGCGTGTCTGGGACGGGTGCGGGGGCTTTGTCTGCGGCTTTAGCGCGAGCTCGGAAGCCGAACTTCTTCTTGGGCAGACACTCCTCCCTGGTGTCAGCGAGCGAGGTTTGGAGCTCCCGGAGAGCGGCCTGGGCTCGACTCAGGTCGTATGAGGTCAGAAAGGCGACGCTGTCGTTGAGGaacttctgcagctgcagggtcctGGAGGTGGCCTCCTCCAGCCGCTCGGACGCCGCGGCCCGGTCAGCCCCGCTGCAGCTGGACAGCAGCCCGTCGATGGACGCCCGCTCCGCGTTGAACGCGGCGGAGAAATATTCGCCCTTTTCCTCAGCGACAGTCTCGCTCTCTTTAGCTTCCCTCCTCCGCTCGGCATCATCCGTCCTCATCTGGTGGCGTTTCTGGAGCCGTTCGTGGACTCTAGCTGCGCCGCTTTCTCCAGAAAACTCCATCGCTGAACTAACCCCCGAGACTTCATCCATCTTTCGCCGCTGACTCTGACGCAGGACCAGAGTCGTTCGGGCGCGGTGCATGTCGGGTAGACTTTTTTTGGTTACGCAACTTTATTGACACCATTGCCAACTACAGATTTC is drawn from Takifugu flavidus isolate HTHZ2018 chromosome 17, ASM371156v2, whole genome shotgun sequence and contains these coding sequences:
- the tbcc gene encoding LOW QUALITY PROTEIN: tubulin-specific chaperone C (The sequence of the model RefSeq protein was modified relative to this genomic sequence to represent the inferred CDS: deleted 2 bases in 1 codon); the encoded protein is MHRARTTLVLRQSQRRKMDEVSGVSSAMEFSGESGAARVHERLQKRHQMRTDDAERRREAKESETVAEEKGEYFSAAFNAERASIDGLLSSCSGADRAAASERLEEATSRTLQLQKFLNDSVAFLTSYDLSRAQAALRELQTSLADTREECLPKKKFGFRARAKAADKAPAPVPDTPSPAPASKVDRAATEGCGFSNMDGMLLTKTAEEIQKRDVLLSHLTDCRVRLFGSPSTLHLKHIRGCEVLCGPVSSSVFVDQCSNSTLAFPCQQLRTHNTTDTRVYLHVTSRAIVEDCSGVAFAPFSWSYPSLDEDFTVSGLDKSRNNWNQVDDFNWLAAGTPSPNWTVIPEADRRTDWDL